The following coding sequences lie in one Isoptericola variabilis 225 genomic window:
- a CDS encoding inorganic phosphate transporter: MEAALVVFVVALALGFDYTNGFHDAANAIATSVSTRALTPRVALVMAAIMNFVGALLGTEVAETIATAIVDLRETSSHTALIVVLCGLVGAIVWNLITWWFGLPSSSTHALIGGLVGAGLAAGQSIYGAEIVDRVVLPMIVSPLVGFLLAFAVMIAVLWMFRRAAPSRVTRRFRIAQTASAAAMALGHGLQDAQKTMGVIFLALLTVGWAEREDGIPLWVKLSAAAAISLGTYSGGWRIMRTLGRRIIELDPARGFVAESVSAMVLYVNAFVLHAPVSTTHTITSAIMGVGATRRLSAVRWGVAGNILTAWVLTIPAAATVAALTTWALHPVLG, from the coding sequence GTGGAGGCGGCGCTCGTCGTCTTCGTCGTGGCCCTCGCGCTCGGATTCGACTACACGAACGGCTTCCACGACGCGGCCAACGCGATCGCGACGTCGGTCTCCACGCGCGCGCTCACGCCGCGCGTCGCGCTGGTCATGGCCGCGATCATGAACTTCGTCGGCGCCCTGCTCGGCACGGAGGTGGCCGAGACGATCGCGACCGCGATCGTCGACCTGCGCGAGACGTCGAGCCACACCGCGCTCATCGTGGTGCTGTGCGGGCTCGTCGGCGCGATCGTGTGGAACCTCATCACGTGGTGGTTCGGGCTGCCGTCGTCGTCGACGCACGCGCTCATCGGCGGGCTCGTCGGCGCGGGCCTCGCCGCGGGGCAGTCGATCTACGGCGCGGAGATCGTCGACCGCGTGGTGCTGCCGATGATCGTCTCGCCGCTCGTCGGCTTCCTGCTCGCGTTCGCGGTGATGATCGCGGTGCTGTGGATGTTCCGCCGGGCGGCGCCGTCGCGAGTCACGCGGCGCTTCCGCATCGCGCAGACCGCGTCCGCCGCCGCGATGGCGCTCGGCCACGGCCTGCAGGACGCGCAGAAGACCATGGGCGTCATCTTCCTCGCGCTGCTCACCGTCGGCTGGGCGGAGCGCGAGGACGGCATCCCGCTGTGGGTCAAGCTCTCGGCGGCGGCCGCCATCTCGCTCGGGACCTACTCGGGCGGCTGGCGCATCATGCGCACGCTCGGGCGGCGCATCATCGAGCTCGACCCGGCCCGCGGGTTCGTCGCGGAGTCGGTGTCCGCGATGGTGCTCTACGTCAACGCGTTCGTGCTGCACGCGCCCGTCTCGACGACCCACACCATCACCTCGGCGATCATGGGCGTGGGCGCCACGCGGCGGCTCTCGGCCGTGCGCTGGGGCGTGGCCGGCAACATCCTCACCGCGTGGGTGCTCACCATCCCGGCCGCCGCGACCGTCGCGGCGCTGACGACGTGGGCGCTGCACCCCGTCCTCGGCTGA
- a CDS encoding NUDIX hydrolase, with translation MTTVPYSGPLGATSVQHAPVIETAGGLVWRVRDGRLQVQLVHRPKYDDWSWPKGKLDEGEALPAAAVREVAEETGKPVVLGVPLPGLQYLTPEGRVKRVHYWAARRAQGDVDGRALGARAPVRPVARDEIDKQVWLDADDAARRLTRATDRGPLDALVDAHEQGWLPTHAVAIVRHGRAVARSTWYGAEQDRPLTPLGHAQAAATVPVLAAYGVTMVLSSRWERCATTMEPYVRASGLRPEYSDNLSEAKHERSPSRVAATVRDLLESDRSSVLCTHRPVLPTVLDVLGQHSRRAVANALPSRDPFLEPGEMLVAHVAATAKGPRVVSLETITPPVY, from the coding sequence ATGACGACGGTGCCGTACTCCGGGCCCCTGGGGGCGACGTCGGTGCAGCACGCGCCCGTGATCGAGACCGCCGGCGGCCTGGTGTGGCGCGTGCGCGACGGCCGGCTCCAGGTCCAGCTCGTGCACCGGCCCAAGTACGACGACTGGTCGTGGCCCAAGGGCAAGCTCGACGAGGGCGAGGCGCTGCCCGCGGCCGCGGTCCGCGAGGTCGCCGAGGAGACGGGCAAGCCCGTCGTCCTGGGCGTGCCGCTGCCGGGCCTGCAGTACCTCACGCCCGAGGGACGCGTGAAGCGCGTCCACTACTGGGCGGCACGCCGCGCGCAGGGGGACGTCGACGGCCGGGCGCTCGGGGCGCGGGCACCCGTGCGCCCGGTCGCGCGCGACGAGATCGACAAGCAGGTGTGGCTCGACGCCGACGACGCCGCGCGGCGGCTCACGCGGGCGACCGACCGAGGCCCGCTCGACGCGCTCGTCGACGCCCACGAGCAGGGCTGGCTGCCGACGCACGCCGTGGCGATCGTGCGGCACGGCCGCGCCGTCGCGCGCTCCACCTGGTACGGCGCCGAGCAGGACCGCCCGCTGACCCCGCTCGGCCACGCGCAGGCCGCCGCGACTGTGCCCGTGCTCGCCGCGTACGGCGTGACGATGGTGCTCAGCAGCCGGTGGGAACGGTGCGCGACCACGATGGAGCCGTACGTGCGCGCGTCCGGCCTGCGACCCGAGTACAGCGACAACCTCAGCGAGGCAAAGCACGAGCGCTCGCCGTCGCGCGTGGCGGCGACCGTGCGCGACCTGCTCGAGTCCGACCGCTCGTCGGTGCTGTGCACGCACCGGCCCGTGCTGCCGACCGTGCTCGACGTGCTGGGCCAGCACTCGCGCCGCGCCGTCGCGAACGCGCTGCCGAGCCGGGACCCGTTCCTCGAGCCCGGCGAGATGCTCGTCGCGCACGTCGCCGCGACCGCCAAGGGCCCGCGCGTCGTCTCCCTGGAGACGATCACTCCCCCGGTCTACTGA